The Amycolatopsis mongoliensis genome includes a window with the following:
- the ctaD gene encoding aa3-type cytochrome oxidase subunit I has protein sequence MTAVAPKPIATRPYPARESVKGSYLLRLFRTTDHKQIGIMYLVTSFAFFMAGGAMAMLIRTELARPGQQFLSQEQYNQLFTMHGTVMLLLYATPILFGFANFVLPLQIGSPDVAFPRLNAFSYWLYLFGGLIVLSGFLTPGGAADFGWFAYTPLSDAIHSPGVGADLWISGLVVSGLGTILGAVNMVTTVVCLRAPGMTMYRMPIFTWNILVTSILILLAFPILTAALMGLLADRHLGAHVFDPENGGVILWQHLFWFFGHPEVYIVALPFFGIVSEIFPVFSRKPLFGYKSLVWATLAIAALSVAVWAHHMYATGAVLLPFFSFMTFLIAVPTGIKFFNWIGTMWKGQLSFETPMIFSMGFIVTFLFGGLTGIMLAAPAIDFHVSDSYFVVAHFHYVLYGTIVFATFAGIYFWFPKITGRMMDEKLGKWHFWTTFIGFHGTFLVQHWLGAEGMPRRYADYLTSDGFTTLNTISTIGAYILGASTLPFLWNVFKSYRYGEIVTVDDPWGYGNSLEWATSCPPPRHNFTELPRIRSERPAFELHYPHMIERLHKEGEIGFFGKQKLNGHAAPSQVLTEAVIPGDHSGDNASEQGDK, from the coding sequence GTGACGGCCGTAGCCCCCAAGCCGATCGCCACGCGCCCGTACCCCGCGCGCGAGTCGGTTAAGGGTTCGTACCTGCTGCGGTTGTTCCGCACGACGGACCACAAGCAGATCGGGATCATGTACCTGGTCACGTCGTTCGCCTTCTTCATGGCGGGCGGCGCGATGGCGATGCTCATCCGCACCGAGCTGGCGCGGCCCGGGCAGCAGTTCCTGTCGCAGGAGCAGTACAACCAGCTGTTCACCATGCACGGCACGGTGATGCTGCTGCTGTACGCGACCCCGATCCTCTTCGGATTCGCGAACTTCGTGCTCCCGCTGCAGATCGGCTCGCCGGACGTCGCGTTCCCGCGGCTGAACGCGTTCTCGTACTGGCTGTACCTCTTCGGCGGCCTGATCGTGCTGTCCGGCTTCCTGACCCCGGGTGGCGCCGCCGACTTCGGCTGGTTCGCCTACACCCCGCTGTCGGACGCGATCCACTCGCCGGGCGTCGGCGCGGACCTGTGGATCTCCGGCCTGGTGGTCTCCGGTCTCGGCACCATCCTCGGCGCGGTCAACATGGTCACCACCGTGGTCTGCCTGCGCGCGCCGGGCATGACGATGTACCGGATGCCGATCTTCACCTGGAACATCCTGGTGACGTCGATCCTGATCCTGCTCGCCTTCCCGATCCTGACCGCGGCCCTGATGGGCCTGCTGGCGGACCGGCACCTCGGGGCGCACGTGTTCGACCCCGAAAACGGCGGCGTGATCCTCTGGCAGCACCTGTTCTGGTTCTTCGGCCATCCCGAGGTGTACATCGTCGCGCTGCCGTTCTTCGGCATCGTGTCGGAGATCTTCCCGGTGTTCAGCCGCAAGCCGCTGTTCGGCTACAAGAGCCTGGTCTGGGCGACGCTGGCGATCGCGGCCCTGTCGGTCGCGGTGTGGGCGCACCACATGTACGCCACCGGCGCCGTGCTGCTGCCGTTCTTCTCCTTCATGACGTTCCTGATCGCCGTTCCGACCGGCATCAAGTTCTTCAACTGGATCGGCACCATGTGGAAGGGCCAGCTGTCCTTCGAGACGCCGATGATCTTCTCGATGGGCTTCATCGTCACGTTCCTCTTCGGCGGCCTGACCGGCATCATGCTGGCCGCGCCGGCGATCGACTTCCACGTGTCGGACAGCTACTTCGTCGTCGCGCACTTCCACTACGTGCTCTACGGCACGATCGTGTTCGCCACCTTCGCCGGCATCTACTTCTGGTTCCCGAAGATCACCGGCCGGATGATGGACGAGAAGCTCGGCAAGTGGCACTTCTGGACCACGTTCATCGGCTTCCACGGCACGTTCCTCGTCCAGCACTGGCTGGGTGCCGAGGGCATGCCGCGCCGGTACGCGGACTACCTGACCAGTGACGGCTTCACGACGCTGAACACGATCTCGACGATCGGCGCGTACATCCTCGGTGCCTCGACGCTGCCGTTCCTCTGGAACGTCTTCAAGAGCTACCGGTACGGCGAGATCGTCACGGTGGACGACCCGTGGGGCTACGGCAACTCGCTCGAATGGGCGACGTCCTGCCCGCCGCCGCGGCACAACTTCACCGAGCTGCCCCGGATCCGCTCCGAGCGGCCCGCGTTCGAGCTGCACTACCCGCACATGATCGAGCGCCTCCACAAGGAGGGCGAGATCGGCTTCTTCGGGAAGCAGAAGCTCAACGGCCACGCGGCCCCGTCGCAGGTGCTCACCGAAGCGGTGATCCCGGGAGACCACTCCGGGGACAACGCGAGCGAGCAAGGCGACAAGTAG
- a CDS encoding FmdB family zinc ribbon protein, giving the protein MPTYAYRCRECTETFELLRPMSESGAPAACPEGHTDTVKLLTTVALTGAASGPAVPAGGGGGCCGGGCCG; this is encoded by the coding sequence ATGCCGACCTACGCCTACCGCTGCCGCGAGTGCACCGAGACCTTCGAGCTCCTGCGCCCGATGAGCGAATCCGGCGCGCCGGCGGCCTGCCCGGAGGGCCACACCGACACCGTCAAGCTGCTCACCACGGTCGCCCTCACCGGGGCCGCGAGCGGTCCCGCGGTCCCGGCCGGCGGCGGCGGTGGCTGCTGTGGCGGCGGCTGCTGCGGCTAG
- a CDS encoding GNAT family N-acetyltransferase yields MRAILSDPRASFAAVFTDIETDRLLLRPPQEADRQAMVDIHTDPRTNRFNPDPPDVPRASAMFSEWLAHWAEHGFGYPAVTERGGTEVIGMCGVRLREFHGEKVLNLGYRFRPSAWGKGYAVEAGLAILQWCARDLPSLPVLASVSVDNKPSLRVAERLGFTEYTEEMYDGAMSRHYRR; encoded by the coding sequence ATGCGGGCCATTTTGTCGGACCCCCGCGCTAGCTTCGCCGCTGTGTTCACCGACATCGAAACCGACCGGCTGCTGCTGCGTCCGCCCCAGGAGGCGGACCGGCAGGCGATGGTCGACATCCACACCGACCCGCGCACCAACCGCTTCAACCCCGACCCGCCCGACGTCCCGCGCGCGTCGGCGATGTTCTCGGAGTGGCTGGCGCACTGGGCCGAGCACGGCTTCGGCTACCCGGCGGTGACCGAACGCGGCGGCACCGAGGTGATCGGCATGTGCGGGGTGCGGCTGCGGGAGTTCCACGGCGAGAAGGTGCTGAACCTCGGCTACCGGTTCCGGCCGTCGGCGTGGGGCAAGGGCTACGCGGTCGAGGCCGGCCTGGCGATCCTGCAGTGGTGTGCCCGGGACCTGCCGTCGCTGCCGGTGCTGGCGAGCGTGAGCGTCGACAACAAGCCGTCGCTGCGGGTGGCGGAGCGGCTCGGCTTCACCGAGTACACGGAGGAGATGTACGACGGCGCGATGTCGCGGCACTACCGGCGCTGA
- a CDS encoding alpha/beta fold hydrolase produces MTELPLVLLHAFPLDARMWNAVREPLASHLRVITPDQRGLGRSPLPESDREPSLEDAARDVVALLDRLELDRVVLGGCSMGGYLAMAVLRLAPERVGGLVLIDTKATADTPEAAQTRLDVAKRVEAEGIRGWLAEANLPNLLAGSTREQRPDVVETVREIIESQPPAGISWTALALRTRPDSLDLLRESGIPALVVVGEKDPITPVGAASAMVEVLDGATLVVLPGAGHLTPLEDPAGVVEAILSWYPATHEK; encoded by the coding sequence ATGACCGAACTGCCGCTGGTCCTCCTCCACGCCTTTCCCCTGGACGCCCGCATGTGGAACGCGGTGCGCGAGCCCCTCGCGTCACACCTTCGGGTGATTACCCCGGACCAGCGCGGGCTGGGCCGCTCGCCGTTGCCGGAGTCCGATCGCGAACCGAGCCTCGAGGACGCCGCGCGCGACGTCGTCGCCCTGCTGGACCGCCTGGAGCTGGACCGCGTCGTGCTCGGCGGCTGCTCGATGGGCGGCTACCTCGCGATGGCCGTGCTGCGGCTGGCGCCGGAGCGGGTCGGCGGGCTCGTGCTCATCGACACGAAGGCCACGGCCGACACGCCCGAGGCCGCCCAGACCCGGCTGGACGTCGCCAAGCGGGTCGAAGCCGAGGGCATCCGGGGCTGGCTCGCCGAGGCCAACCTGCCCAACCTGCTGGCCGGGTCGACGCGCGAGCAGCGCCCGGACGTGGTCGAGACCGTCCGGGAGATCATCGAATCGCAGCCGCCCGCCGGGATCTCGTGGACGGCGCTGGCCCTGCGGACGCGCCCGGACTCCCTCGACCTGCTGCGCGAGTCGGGAATCCCCGCGCTGGTCGTCGTCGGCGAAAAGGACCCGATCACCCCCGTGGGGGCGGCGAGCGCCATGGTCGAGGTGCTGGACGGCGCGACGCTGGTGGTGCTGCCGGGCGCCGGGCACCTGACCCCGCTGGAGGACCCGGCGGGCGTGGTCGAGGCGATCCTGTCCTGGTACCCGGCAACTCACGAGAAGTAG
- a CDS encoding NAD/NADP-dependent octopine/nopaline dehydrogenase family protein, giving the protein MSGLDGIGVVGAGGEGRAVAAHLASRGLPVHLCTRDLEAVAEIARSREIVATGVLDGRFPLREVTADPAALAGRAVVLVATVTTAYPEVAVRLAPYLRPGQVVVLFSSKLCGSVEFAHALAAAGAPEVDVVETDALFAARPSGTGGVTVLGAKGWNLISGSTPAAVARHAGLLREWFPMLEVARNPVERGLHDFGAVAHVPIALANLGTIDRAEELLFYVEGVSHRTVALLERTEAEFAAVARAYDARLLPMTEVLDRYYGCPATTLLDALRTVEPYRTIAAPTSLDHRFLTEDIRSTLVPLQALARCAGVATPMVDAAITIMSVLGGEDFRRSGRTLARLGWDGLGHTGILRRLRTGCRVAGRAA; this is encoded by the coding sequence ATGAGCGGGCTGGACGGGATCGGGGTCGTCGGCGCCGGCGGTGAGGGACGGGCCGTCGCGGCCCACCTCGCCTCGCGGGGGCTGCCGGTGCACCTCTGCACGCGGGATCTCGAGGCCGTGGCGGAGATCGCGCGCAGCCGGGAGATCGTCGCCACCGGGGTGCTCGACGGGCGGTTCCCGCTGCGGGAGGTGACGGCGGATCCCGCAGCGCTTGCCGGGCGGGCCGTGGTGCTGGTCGCGACGGTGACGACCGCTTACCCGGAGGTCGCCGTCCGGCTCGCGCCGTACCTTCGCCCGGGACAGGTCGTCGTGTTGTTCTCCAGCAAGCTGTGCGGGAGCGTCGAGTTCGCGCACGCGCTCGCCGCCGCCGGGGCACCGGAGGTCGACGTCGTCGAGACCGACGCGCTGTTCGCCGCGCGGCCGTCCGGGACCGGCGGCGTGACCGTGCTGGGCGCCAAGGGCTGGAACCTGATCTCCGGCAGCACGCCGGCCGCCGTCGCCCGGCACGCCGGGCTGCTGCGCGAGTGGTTCCCGATGCTGGAGGTCGCACGCAACCCGGTGGAACGCGGCCTGCACGACTTCGGCGCGGTCGCGCACGTGCCGATCGCGCTCGCCAACCTCGGCACCATCGACCGCGCGGAGGAGCTGCTCTTCTACGTCGAAGGCGTTTCCCACCGCACGGTCGCGCTGCTGGAACGGACCGAGGCCGAGTTCGCCGCCGTCGCCCGGGCCTACGACGCCCGGCTGCTACCCATGACCGAGGTCCTCGACCGCTACTACGGCTGCCCGGCCACGACGCTGCTCGACGCGTTGCGGACGGTGGAGCCGTACCGGACGATCGCCGCGCCGACCAGCCTCGACCACCGCTTCCTCACCGAGGACATCCGCTCCACGCTCGTGCCGCTGCAGGCACTCGCGCGGTGTGCCGGGGTCGCCACGCCCATGGTCGACGCCGCCATCACGATCATGTCCGTGCTCGGGGGCGAGGACTTCCGCCGGTCCGGGCGGACACTGGCCCGGCTCGGCTGGGACGGGCTCGGCCACACCGGGATCCTGCGCCGGCTGCGGACTGGCTGCCGGGTGGCGGGCCGCGCGGCCTGA
- a CDS encoding Lrp/AsnC family transcriptional regulator, whose product MTESLDPTDWAILVELQQDARLPLTELGRRVNLSASAATERLRRLEAAGVITGYRADIDLGKVGYPVLAVVRLKYPGSRHDALHKLLGERLEILECLRTTGDDCYTLKVAAASMAHLEHTMDELAQFGSTTTNVVYSQTLPYRGPREPARDLDG is encoded by the coding sequence ATGACCGAGAGTCTCGATCCGACGGACTGGGCCATCCTGGTCGAGCTGCAGCAGGACGCCCGGCTGCCGCTCACCGAGCTCGGCCGCCGCGTGAACCTCAGCGCGTCGGCCGCGACCGAACGGCTGCGGCGGCTCGAGGCCGCGGGCGTGATCACCGGCTACCGCGCCGACATCGACCTCGGCAAGGTCGGCTACCCGGTGCTCGCCGTCGTCCGGCTCAAGTACCCCGGCAGCCGGCACGACGCCCTGCACAAGCTGCTCGGCGAGCGCCTCGAGATCCTCGAATGCCTGCGCACGACCGGCGACGACTGCTACACGCTCAAGGTGGCCGCGGCCTCGATGGCCCACCTCGAGCACACGATGGACGAGCTGGCCCAGTTCGGCAGCACGACCACGAACGTCGTCTACAGCCAGACCCTGCCCTACCGCGGACCGCGGGAGCCCGCCCGTGACCTCGACGGCTGA
- a CDS encoding LLM class flavin-dependent oxidoreductase, producing the protein MKIGVNVPNFGPGTDPGVLRSWARTVEGLGFDLLMVSDHVAITPDVAGQYPAPFYEPFTTLSWLAGVTDRVRLGTTVLVVPYRHPLLVARMAANLDALSGGRLVLGAGIGWAKQEFDALGVPFEQRGKLTSEYLRAIRAAWADHDDYRAGPIPLWLGGHSDAGLRRAVELGDAWHPLRMTMSGFREGLERLKTLAGDRPVPAFAPRILLRVTGTPVTGPDRRAGEGTLDQVLDDLAQLRALGAETVVLDPFDADPAETLHPEVAWRDLAAVAASWKENR; encoded by the coding sequence GTGAAGATCGGCGTGAACGTCCCCAACTTCGGTCCGGGCACGGACCCCGGCGTACTGCGTTCCTGGGCGCGGACCGTGGAAGGCCTCGGCTTCGACTTGCTGATGGTGTCCGACCACGTCGCCATCACCCCGGACGTCGCCGGGCAGTACCCGGCGCCGTTCTACGAGCCGTTCACGACGCTGTCGTGGCTCGCGGGCGTCACCGACCGGGTGCGGCTCGGCACCACCGTGCTGGTCGTGCCGTACCGGCATCCGCTGCTGGTGGCCCGGATGGCGGCGAACCTCGACGCGCTCAGCGGCGGCCGGCTGGTGCTCGGCGCCGGCATCGGCTGGGCGAAGCAGGAGTTCGACGCGCTCGGCGTGCCGTTCGAGCAGCGCGGGAAGCTGACCAGCGAGTACCTCCGGGCGATCCGCGCGGCCTGGGCCGACCACGACGACTACCGCGCCGGCCCGATCCCGCTGTGGCTGGGCGGGCACAGCGACGCCGGGCTGCGCCGCGCGGTGGAGCTCGGCGACGCGTGGCACCCCCTGCGGATGACGATGTCCGGGTTCCGGGAAGGCCTGGAGCGCCTGAAGACCCTGGCCGGCGACCGGCCGGTGCCGGCGTTCGCACCGCGGATCCTCCTGCGGGTGACCGGAACCCCGGTGACCGGCCCGGACCGGCGCGCCGGGGAAGGCACCCTCGACCAGGTCCTCGACGACCTGGCACAGCTGCGGGCGCTGGGCGCGGAGACCGTCGTGCTCGACCCGTTCGATGCGGACCCCGCCGAGACCCTCCACCCGGAGGTCGCGTGGCGGGACCTCGCGGCCGTGGCCGCGTCCTGGAAGGAGAACCGGTGA
- a CDS encoding phosphotransferase, whose translation MADEYTLTAVRAALTVTSRLGLREHEPEVLHERSNVLVKLGPLVARVPGTVRLARPGPAWQERDVAVSRFLTERGVPVVSPATDPPAGPHFAEGLPVTLWHHTPHDPDHRYAPDVVARSLAEVHAALREYPGELPRRGPLDDLERIFDRHDLDSRLRGETARLAATLPDGAVQPLHGDAHPGNLIATPAGPCWLDFEDTWRGPLAWDLGILARQGGPEYLAAYPGEVDEDALRFFTRLRELYAVVWRFVIAQRFPHRLPEAHAALAAYFS comes from the coding sequence GTGGCCGACGAATACACGCTCACCGCGGTTCGCGCGGCACTGACCGTGACCTCCCGGCTGGGCCTGCGCGAGCACGAGCCTGAGGTGCTCCACGAACGCTCGAACGTGCTGGTGAAGCTGGGTCCGCTGGTCGCGCGGGTGCCGGGGACCGTCCGCCTGGCGCGGCCCGGGCCGGCCTGGCAGGAGCGGGACGTCGCCGTCTCCCGGTTCCTCACGGAACGTGGTGTGCCCGTCGTCTCACCGGCCACGGATCCCCCGGCCGGACCGCATTTCGCCGAGGGCCTGCCGGTCACGCTCTGGCACCACACCCCGCACGATCCGGACCACCGGTACGCACCGGACGTCGTCGCGCGCTCGCTCGCCGAGGTGCACGCGGCCCTGCGCGAGTACCCCGGCGAACTGCCCCGGCGCGGCCCGCTCGACGACCTCGAACGCATCTTCGACCGGCACGACCTGGACTCCCGCTTGCGCGGCGAGACGGCCCGTCTCGCCGCGACGCTGCCGGACGGCGCCGTGCAGCCCCTGCACGGCGACGCGCACCCCGGCAACCTGATCGCCACTCCCGCCGGCCCGTGCTGGCTGGACTTCGAAGACACCTGGCGCGGGCCACTGGCCTGGGACCTCGGCATCCTCGCCCGGCAGGGCGGCCCGGAGTACCTGGCCGCGTACCCGGGCGAGGTCGACGAAGACGCGCTTCGCTTCTTCACGCGGCTGCGAGAGCTCTACGCCGTGGTGTGGCGCTTCGTGATCGCTCAGCGGTTCCCGCACCGGCTGCCCGAAGCCCACGCTGCGCTCGCTGCCTACTTCTCGTGA
- a CDS encoding alkaline phosphatase family protein codes for MQPPTLADVPHLGQVVPSLLAVLGVPGFGNTLALPEARSAGVLLVDGLGWELLAEHAADAPVLTELARESLRVGFPSTTAAGVAAIGTGLASGEHGMVGYTFEMPGTGVLNALRWRSHEDGSDLRGALPPREVQPLPTTFERAAEAGIDAAVVSSAKFADTALTRATQSGARYAGVHALGDLAARTLSVLGGRAFCYAYHSELDLLGHVYGPGSTAWRMQLRQIDRLVESLVDGLPAGALLAVVADHGMVTVEDKLDLEDVPELLAGVRTFGGEVRARHVYTEPGAAADVLAAWRAVLGERAWVRSREEAVAEGWFGHTVSDRVLPRIGDVVAAARGRFGMVRGLAEAVETSLIGQHGSLTTAEQLVPLALVQG; via the coding sequence GTGCAGCCGCCAACGCTTGCCGACGTCCCGCACCTCGGCCAGGTCGTCCCGTCCCTGCTCGCCGTGCTCGGGGTGCCCGGTTTCGGGAACACGCTGGCGCTGCCGGAGGCCCGCAGCGCCGGGGTGCTGCTGGTCGACGGGCTCGGCTGGGAGCTGCTGGCCGAGCACGCCGCGGACGCGCCGGTGCTGACCGAGCTCGCCCGGGAGTCGCTGCGCGTGGGCTTCCCGTCCACGACGGCCGCCGGGGTGGCGGCGATCGGCACCGGGCTCGCTTCCGGCGAGCACGGCATGGTCGGCTACACGTTCGAGATGCCCGGCACGGGTGTGCTCAACGCGTTGCGCTGGCGCAGCCACGAGGACGGCAGCGACCTCCGTGGCGCGCTCCCGCCCCGCGAGGTGCAGCCGCTGCCGACGACGTTCGAACGGGCGGCCGAAGCGGGCATCGACGCCGCCGTGGTGTCGTCGGCCAAGTTCGCCGACACCGCCTTGACCCGGGCCACGCAGAGCGGTGCGCGGTACGCCGGGGTGCACGCCTTGGGCGACCTCGCCGCGCGGACGCTGTCGGTGCTCGGCGGGCGGGCGTTCTGCTACGCCTACCACAGCGAACTCGACCTGCTCGGGCACGTGTACGGCCCCGGGTCCACCGCGTGGCGGATGCAGCTGCGGCAGATCGACCGGCTCGTCGAGTCCCTTGTGGACGGTCTGCCGGCCGGCGCCCTGCTCGCGGTGGTGGCCGACCACGGCATGGTCACCGTCGAGGACAAGCTCGACCTCGAAGACGTCCCGGAGCTGCTTGCGGGTGTCCGGACCTTCGGGGGCGAGGTGCGCGCCCGGCACGTCTACACCGAGCCGGGTGCGGCCGCAGACGTCCTCGCGGCCTGGCGGGCGGTGCTGGGCGAGCGGGCCTGGGTGCGGTCGCGGGAGGAGGCCGTCGCCGAAGGGTGGTTCGGGCACACGGTCAGCGACCGGGTGCTGCCGCGGATCGGCGACGTCGTCGCGGCGGCCCGGGGACGGTTCGGGATGGTGCGGGGGCTCGCCGAGGCCGTGGAGACGTCGCTGATCGGGCAGCACGGGTCGCTCACCACGGCCGAGCAACTCGTGCCGCTGGCGCTCGTGCAGGGCTGA
- a CDS encoding Lrp/AsnC family transcriptional regulator produces the protein MSDSVELSPVDLEILRLLQNDARITNKDLAAAVGIAPSTCLDRVSRLRDTGVITGQHASVDAAKLGRPLEAFLFVQVRPHRRPLVDPFVEHLLSLPEVRAVYHLTGPDDFLAHVATSSAGELQRLVLDELTARDEVARVHTNLVFQHWSGGPLLPPGT, from the coding sequence ATGTCCGATTCCGTCGAACTGAGTCCGGTTGATCTCGAGATTCTGCGCCTGCTCCAGAACGATGCCCGGATCACCAACAAGGACCTGGCGGCCGCGGTCGGCATCGCGCCGTCGACGTGCCTGGACCGCGTCTCCCGGCTGCGGGACACCGGCGTGATCACCGGGCAGCACGCGTCGGTCGACGCGGCGAAGCTGGGCCGACCACTGGAGGCGTTCCTGTTCGTCCAGGTCCGCCCGCACCGGCGGCCGCTGGTGGACCCGTTCGTCGAGCACCTGCTGTCGCTGCCCGAGGTGCGCGCGGTCTACCACCTGACCGGGCCGGACGACTTCCTCGCGCACGTCGCGACCAGCTCCGCCGGTGAGCTGCAGCGCCTGGTCCTCGACGAGCTGACCGCCCGCGACGAGGTCGCCCGCGTGCACACGAACCTGGTGTTCCAGCACTGGAGCGGCGGACCGCTGTTACCGCCGGGCACCTGA
- a CDS encoding trans-sulfuration enzyme family protein — protein sequence MTSSLRTRAVHAGRDDLTDLGVHAAPLDLSTTYPSRDSAAEAARIDEFAAGGELDGPPIYGRVGNPTVERFERALAELEGFEHGVAFASGMAAVSACLLSAVAQGKRHVVAVRPLYGCSDHLLESGLLGTEVTWAAPGAVAAALRPDTGLVFVETPANPTLAETDIAALAAACGDVPLLVDNTFATPVLQRPGRHGARIVLHSATKFLGGHGDVMGGIVACDAAEAARLRQIRFATGGVLHPLAGYLLLRGLSTLPLRVNAASATATTLAERLAAHPAVTAVHYPRLGGPLVAFEVDGDPHALIGAVRLITPAVSLGSVDTLIQHPGSISHRIVDPGDRHDAGVSDQLIRLSAGLEDVEDLWADLEQALKVL from the coding sequence ATGACCTCCTCGCTGCGCACGCGCGCCGTCCACGCCGGCCGTGACGACCTCACGGACCTCGGCGTGCACGCCGCACCGCTCGACCTGTCGACGACCTACCCGTCCCGCGACAGTGCCGCCGAAGCCGCCCGGATCGACGAGTTCGCCGCCGGCGGCGAACTCGACGGCCCGCCGATCTACGGCCGGGTGGGCAACCCGACCGTCGAACGGTTCGAGCGCGCGCTCGCCGAGCTCGAAGGCTTCGAGCACGGCGTCGCGTTCGCCAGCGGCATGGCCGCTGTCTCGGCCTGCCTGCTTTCCGCGGTGGCGCAAGGGAAACGGCACGTCGTCGCCGTGCGCCCGCTGTACGGCTGCAGCGACCACCTGCTCGAGTCCGGGCTGCTCGGCACCGAGGTCACCTGGGCCGCGCCCGGCGCCGTCGCCGCCGCGCTGCGGCCCGACACCGGGCTGGTGTTCGTCGAAACACCGGCGAACCCGACGCTCGCCGAGACCGACATCGCCGCGCTGGCGGCCGCCTGCGGTGACGTGCCTCTCTTGGTGGACAACACCTTCGCGACCCCGGTGCTCCAGCGCCCGGGCCGCCACGGCGCGCGGATCGTCCTGCACAGCGCGACGAAGTTCCTCGGCGGCCACGGCGACGTGATGGGCGGGATCGTCGCGTGCGACGCCGCGGAAGCCGCCCGGCTGCGGCAGATCCGCTTCGCGACCGGCGGCGTGCTGCACCCGCTCGCCGGATACCTGTTGCTGCGCGGGCTTTCCACGCTGCCGCTGCGCGTCAACGCCGCGTCGGCGACGGCGACGACGCTGGCCGAGCGGCTCGCCGCCCACCCGGCGGTGACGGCCGTCCACTACCCGCGGCTGGGCGGGCCGCTGGTGGCGTTCGAGGTCGACGGCGACCCGCACGCCCTGATCGGCGCGGTCCGGCTGATCACGCCAGCGGTCAGCCTGGGCAGCGTCGACACGCTCATCCAGCACCCCGGATCGATCAGCCACCGGATCGTCGACCCGGGCGACCGGCACGACGCGGGGGTGTCCGACCAGCTGATCCGGCTGTCGGCCGGGCTCGAGGACGTCGAGGATCTCTGGGCCGACCTGGAACAGGCCCTGAAGGTTCTCTAG
- a CDS encoding P-loop NTPase family protein, which produces MTSTAERIVVYGVTGSGKSTLAARIAERTGLPYVSADDLTWQPGWVAVPDEEQRRRIGEVCAGRRWVLDAAYGRWKDVVLPRAQLIVGLDYPRWLSLGRLVRRTAVRSVTRERICNGNVESVRQMLSADSIIRWHFASFARKRATIRAWAAESPGPEILRLTSPRETRRWLDTL; this is translated from the coding sequence GTGACCTCGACGGCTGAGCGCATCGTCGTCTACGGCGTGACCGGCTCGGGCAAGTCGACGCTCGCGGCCCGGATCGCCGAGCGCACCGGCCTGCCGTACGTCTCGGCCGACGATCTCACCTGGCAGCCGGGCTGGGTAGCGGTACCCGACGAGGAGCAGCGCCGCCGCATCGGCGAGGTGTGCGCGGGCCGGCGCTGGGTCCTCGATGCCGCCTACGGCAGGTGGAAGGACGTCGTGCTGCCGCGCGCGCAGCTCATCGTGGGTCTCGACTACCCGCGCTGGCTCTCGCTGGGCCGCCTGGTGCGCCGGACGGCCGTGCGCTCGGTGACCCGCGAACGGATCTGCAACGGCAACGTCGAGTCGGTCCGCCAGATGCTCTCCGCGGACTCGATCATCCGCTGGCACTTCGCGTCGTTCGCGAGGAAACGGGCGACCATCCGGGCCTGGGCCGCCGAGTCTCCCGGCCCCGAAATCCTCCGGCTGACGTCCCCGCGCGAGACCCGCCGCTGGCTGGACACCCTCTGA